Proteins from one Faecalibacterium sp. I3-3-33 genomic window:
- a CDS encoding DUF4316 domain-containing protein, translated as MHEKDNYLKTAELSTEQNCNMIDGVPNNTPIPPTPPELDAKPLDKVKEPKERRKGRELER; from the coding sequence ATGCACGAAAAAGACAACTATCTGAAAACCGCCGAGCTCTCCACAGAGCAGAACTGCAACATGATCGACGGCGTACCCAACAACACGCCCATCCCGCCCACGCCCCCGGAGTTGGACGCAAAACCGCTGGATAAGGTAAAGGAGCCCAAAGAACGCCGGAAAGGCCGGGAGCTGGAACGCTGA